Genomic segment of Deltaproteobacteria bacterium:
CGGGATCTGGAGACGGCCCGGGCCTACATGGACAGCGGGGTGGAACGGCTGATCATCGGGACCCTGGCCCTGCAGGACAGGGATGCCTTCGCAGGCCTCTGTCGGGCCTTTCCCGGGAGGGTTGGAGTGTCCCTGGACGCTCGGGACGGCCGTTTGAAGACCAAGGGCTGGGTGGAAGACGCCGGTCTGACCGTCGGGGACGTCGTTCCGGGTCTCATGGAGGCGGGGTGTGCCTTTTTCGTGTACACGGACATCTCCCGGGACGGAATGCAGTCCGGAGTCAACCTGCGGGCCATGGAAGAACTTCTGGGCCTGAGCGGGGTACCGGTTCTGGCCGCGGGCGGGGTGTCAACACTGGCTGACATCAAGGCCCTCGCCCCTCTGGCCGAGCGTGGCCTGGAAGGGGTCATCACCGGCAAGGCCATCTACGAGGGCACCCTGGATCTGGCCAAGGCCTTGGTGTGGCTGCGATCCCGCTAGTCGGCAGGGTTTCGGCTTTGACGCTTAAAAAGGCGGGGCTTTTGTCCCGCCTTTTTTCATTCTTTTTGGAAAGGACTCGAATCGGAGTAGACCAATACGCTCCAGTTCGAAGGATACCGTCTCTGAAATGCA
This window contains:
- a CDS encoding 1-(5-phosphoribosyl)-5-((5-phosphoribosylamino)methylideneamino)imidazole-4-carboxamide isomerase (catalyzes the formation of 5-(5-phospho-1-deoxyribulos-1-ylamino)methylideneamino-l-(5-hosphoribosyl)imidazole-4-carboxamide from 1-(5-phosphoribosyl)-5-[(5-phosphoribosylamino)methylideneamino] imidazole-4-carboxamide), with the protein product RDLETARAYMDSGVERLIIGTLALQDRDAFAGLCRAFPGRVGVSLDARDGRLKTKGWVEDAGLTVGDVVPGLMEAGCAFFVYTDISRDGMQSGVNLRAMEELLGLSGVPVLAAGGVSTLADIKALAPLAERGLEGVITGKAIYEGTLDLAKALVWLRSR